CTCTACGCCTCCCTTTTGTGCGGCAAGCACGGTGCGTTTTAGTAACGGCAGGCCCGCATGGTCCTCAAGAGACCTTTGCGGGTCTGTTACAAGGACTAGTGCTACATTAATCATGGTTGCCGGTTTTCCCGGTACTATGTACGTACGTACGAAATTGTTTGCCGGATATACTCTTAACGTCCCCGTTACGGTGCGGTGTCAAGGTGTCAGGTTATGCTTAAGCACGGGAGGATTTTTTTACCCTCATTTCGCCTATCAGTACAAGGGTGTATATAATAGAACCGATGGCCACTATCCAGAGGTACCATGGCAGCCTGTCAAACAGTGTAAAGGCGAAAAGTGAGAGCAAAAAGCAGTCCTCGTTGGCAAATAACCGCTCGAGAGGGCTTGGCTTGTTGTCCCAGAGGTCTTTTCCCGTAAGATGGATGTAGGTATCCAGGCTGGTGCAAATAAACAGCGCTCCCGCGGCGACCGCTCCAACCATGAGAATATTTGGAATATCGGCGTTTCTGTGTATTGCCAGTGCTATACAGAACAAAATAACGCTGTAGCTTATGCTGTCGCAAATGGAATCGAACAGTGCCCCGTACTTTGAGGACATATATTTTAACCTGGCGACCTCGCCGTCGGCGAGGTCCAGGATAAACGAGGCGTAGAAGACAAGAGCCCCGGTCATGGAGTACCAGTATCCGCCCTGCAGATAAAACCAGCACGCCAGAAGGGCCGTGAAGAAGCTCATCAGGGTTATCTGGTTAGGCGTTAAGGGGAGTCTTACCAGCGCGCCGCTTGCGAACCCTGAGAGCTTGCGGCTGACGTAATAAGAAAACGGGCTGTCGGTTATCAGGCCGAGCCGTTCGAACAATTTTCTCTTAGACTCATGCATGGTCTCCTGTGAGACAACCTCCATACACAACTCGTCTGTAACGTTGAGGGCCCTGACACCTCCCGTGCCGAGCAGGCCCTTTACGATGTCACAGAGGTCCATGTGCCCATCCGAGGCCCCGGCAGGGGTACTTTTCAGCGAGCCGGGTCTTGTCAGTATGAGTCCTGCCGTATGATGTGACGCGCCAGGCGTGTCACAGTCGACGATGACTCCTTCGACGAGCTTCAGGGTGCATCGTCCCGGCTCCGGCCGTCCTGATCCATTGCGTACGGCTACGCAGGCAGACGTATTATTAAGCCCGGAACCGTTCATCTTTTTGATAATATCCGGGTCGAAGACCGACTCCGCCCTGATTATCAGAACGGATTCAGGGGAAATGTCTCTAAGACTGTCGGACAGGCTGCCGTTTTCATGCCGGTACCAGCGTATACGAGAAGTTATCCTTTTGTCCCCTGAGAGGAGGTCTTTGAGACGTCCCTCGGAGTTTTCCGGGGCGACCATCAGGAATTCCTCTATACCGCCCTTCTGTGCGGCAAGCACGGTGCGTTTTAGTAACGGGAGGCCCGCGTGGTCCTCAAGAGACCGTTGCGGGTCTGTTATGAGGATTAATGCGGTGTTGGTCATGGCTTTAGGTCCTGTACGGATATTATGTCCGGGGTTCACCGAGTCTCGGCAGTATCTCCCGCTCGGCCCGTTTTACGTCCTCGGCAAAATCTATCTCTATCCACGGGAGGCCGTCGACACTCTCAAAACCCATGTTGCTGCGGTCGAGGCACCTGTCGATTGCCTCCTCATATTCCGCGTCAAGCCTGCCCTCTTCTATAAGGTCTTTAAGCGCTTTTTTAAGGATGGAACCGTCTTTTGCCGACAACTTCAGGAAGCCGACGCCTTCCCCGATAAGCGGAGTGTCTGCTTTATTGTTCTTGGAGATGGCTATCACCCTCTCACCTTCGACAAAAAGCTTCATTTCCTCCCCTGTGTCGGTAAAATCCTCCTCCATCAAGAAACAAGTGGCCTTGGGGGACCGCACCAGTTTCTCAAGTAGCGCGGGGTGAAAGAGCACGTCGGCGTCCATAACAAGTGTATCTTCCGCCAGCTTGTCCCTTGCCGTCCACAGGGACGTAATACTGCCGTTCTTGTAGTCCTCGTTGGTCAGGTAGTGGAATCTGAACCCCCTGTCCCCGCTGAGCGCCTTTATCTCCTCAAGTATCATCTCCTTCAGGTGGCCCAGCACAAAGGTTACGTCCATTATACCCATTCCCTCCAGGGCCTCGAGGTATCTTGCCAGCAGTGTCTTTCCGCCTATCTTTATGAGGCACTTGGGCTTTTCGTCCGTCAGGGGTTTTAGCCTTTTTCCCACCCCGGCAGCAAGTATTATGGCCTGCATTCAACCTCTCCCATTACCTTTCCCAGGCACTCAAGGAAATTGTTAAGGTCTTCATGTGTCAGTTCACCCATGTTGGCCACCCGGAATATCTTTTCCTTTAGCCGTGCCTGGCCGGCATAAATGACAAATCCCTCTTTCTTTAAGTGGTCGTGGAGTTCCCGGTAACTCGTTCCGTCTGGCAGATAGAGGGCCGTGATGGTGTTGGAGAGGTGTTCTTCGGGCAGCAACAGCCTCAGCC
The Candidatus Bathyanammoxibius amoris DNA segment above includes these coding regions:
- a CDS encoding CDP-alcohol phosphatidyltransferase family protein, translating into MTNTALILITDPQRSLEDHAGLPLLKRTVLAAQKGGIEEFLMVAPENSEGRLKDLLSGDKRITSRIRWYRHENGSLSDSLRDISPESVLIIRAESVFDPDIIKKMNGSGLNNTSACVAVRNGSGRPEPGRCTLKLVEGVIVDCDTPGASHHTAGLILTRPGSLKSTPAGASDGHMDLCDIVKGLLGTGGVRALNVTDELCMEVVSQETMHESKRKLFERLGLITDSPFSYYVSRKLSGFASGALVRLPLTPNQITLMSFFTALLACWFYLQGGYWYSMTGALVFYASFILDLADGEVARLKYMSSKYGALFDSICDSISYSVILFCIALAIHRNADIPNILMVGAVAAGALFICTSLDTYIHLTGKDLWDNKPSPLERLFANEDCFLLSLFAFTLFDRLPWYLWIVAIGSIIYTLVLIGEMRVKKSSRA
- a CDS encoding phosphocholine cytidylyltransferase family protein, with product MQAIILAAGVGKRLKPLTDEKPKCLIKIGGKTLLARYLEALEGMGIMDVTFVLGHLKEMILEEIKALSGDRGFRFHYLTNEDYKNGSITSLWTARDKLAEDTLVMDADVLFHPALLEKLVRSPKATCFLMEEDFTDTGEEMKLFVEGERVIAISKNNKADTPLIGEGVGFLKLSAKDGSILKKALKDLIEEGRLDAEYEEAIDRCLDRSNMGFESVDGLPWIEIDFAEDVKRAEREILPRLGEPRT